One Edaphobacter flagellatus genomic region harbors:
- a CDS encoding Rid family hydrolase — translation MRKILLSAALIAATMSSAAFAQSGAVKRVGDAKSLFSSAVWVGDTLYLSGTMAPVDYQPDKAKGTPAGYNGDTKAQAIGALKAIEKQLQSQGLGLGDIVQMQAYLTGDPAKGGEMDVEGWNEAYKQFFGTAEQPNKPVRATVQVAKLVLPTGRIEIMVIAAKPHSAK, via the coding sequence ATGCGGAAGATCCTTTTGTCGGCAGCACTGATTGCAGCAACGATGAGCTCAGCGGCGTTCGCGCAGAGCGGAGCGGTGAAGCGGGTTGGCGATGCGAAGTCGCTGTTCAGCTCGGCCGTGTGGGTAGGAGATACGTTGTATCTGTCGGGTACGATGGCCCCCGTGGACTACCAACCAGACAAGGCCAAGGGAACGCCTGCCGGATACAACGGCGATACGAAAGCCCAGGCGATCGGCGCACTGAAAGCGATTGAGAAGCAGTTGCAGTCGCAGGGTCTTGGGCTTGGAGACATCGTCCAGATGCAGGCCTACCTGACGGGCGACCCTGCGAAGGGCGGAGAGATGGACGTGGAAGGCTGGAATGAGGCTTACAAGCAGTTCTTCGGCACGGCCGAGCAGCCCAATAAGCCGGTCCGGGCCACGGTGCAGGTTGCCAAGCTGGTGCTGCCTACCGGCCGCATCGAGATCATGGTGATTGCTGCAAAGCCGCATTCAGCAAAGTAA
- a CDS encoding class I SAM-dependent methyltransferase, which translates to METLEPKTLAQQWNTTDYAINGRFVADLAKEVVALLHPQPGERILDIGCGDGALTAQLAASGAIVTGVDNSPAMLEAARARGLDVEMHSADALLYAQQFEAVFSNAALHWLSQDRHPALLGCIYRALTPGGRFIAEMGGQGNIAAIRTALSAVFEPYGIDTETAAASFYPSPAVYRRLLEQAGFTIECIELIPRPTPLSKGMEAWLRTFRNGVLQQIEADERTKVITRTVALLEPILRDHDGNWIADYVRLRFKAIKA; encoded by the coding sequence ATGGAAACCCTCGAGCCAAAGACACTCGCGCAACAGTGGAATACGACTGACTATGCCATCAACGGGCGTTTCGTTGCAGATCTTGCGAAGGAAGTTGTCGCCCTTCTGCATCCTCAGCCAGGAGAACGCATCCTCGATATCGGTTGCGGCGATGGTGCTCTTACCGCGCAGCTGGCAGCCAGTGGGGCCATCGTTACAGGCGTCGACAATTCTCCGGCGATGCTCGAAGCTGCACGTGCGCGCGGGCTGGATGTCGAGATGCACAGTGCGGATGCACTTCTCTACGCTCAACAGTTCGAGGCTGTCTTTTCGAATGCCGCACTGCATTGGCTTTCGCAGGATAGGCATCCTGCGTTGCTTGGCTGTATTTATCGAGCACTTACTCCCGGAGGCCGCTTCATCGCCGAGATGGGAGGCCAGGGCAACATCGCCGCCATTCGCACGGCCTTATCCGCCGTCTTTGAACCTTATGGCATCGATACAGAGACGGCTGCGGCCTCCTTCTATCCTTCGCCTGCGGTTTACCGCCGCCTGCTTGAACAAGCCGGTTTCACAATCGAATGCATCGAGCTGATTCCGCGCCCGACTCCGCTTTCCAAAGGCATGGAAGCGTGGCTGAGGACTTTCCGCAACGGTGTACTGCAGCAGATTGAGGCGGACGAACGGACAAAGGTGATCACGCGCACTGTTGCTCTGCTCGAGCCTATTTTGCGTGATCACGACGGCAATTGGATCGCTGACTATGTAAGGCTGCGCTTCAAGGCAATCAAGGCATAG
- a CDS encoding MarR family winged helix-turn-helix transcriptional regulator: MVAGKTKRQTETRSAAQKMKRILIHLRGQMDEQLRPQGVTIAQLQMLKMIQKEPGVSGAGLARACFITPQSAQALLKSLEEDGWIRREKDKVNDRIRIASITPSGEKLLAEAESAALVIENKIWRGIPDSSVKTLNEILAQCLENLGLDAE, from the coding sequence ATGGTTGCTGGAAAAACAAAACGTCAGACGGAGACTCGATCGGCTGCGCAAAAGATGAAGCGCATCCTCATCCACCTTCGCGGGCAGATGGATGAGCAGCTCCGTCCGCAGGGTGTCACCATAGCCCAGTTGCAGATGCTGAAGATGATCCAGAAGGAACCAGGCGTCTCAGGGGCTGGTTTGGCGCGGGCCTGTTTCATCACGCCGCAGTCGGCTCAGGCGTTGCTGAAGAGCCTTGAAGAGGATGGCTGGATCAGGCGCGAGAAGGATAAGGTCAACGATCGCATTCGCATCGCGAGCATTACGCCGAGTGGAGAGAAGCTGCTTGCAGAGGCGGAGAGCGCCGCTCTCGTCATTGAAAACAAAATCTGGCGCGGTATCCCGGATAGTTCAGTAAAAACGTTGAATGAAATTCTGGCGCAGTGTCTTGAGAATCTGGGTCTTGATGCCGAGTAG
- a CDS encoding Type 1 glutamine amidotransferase-like domain-containing protein: MRLLLTSAGISNASIQDALVELLGKPVAEASALFIPTAIYALPDGPDIASRVIRGLLGDPFCDLGWKSLGVLELTALPSIKKDYWVPMLQDADALLVGGGDCQYLTYWMRHSGLADLLPSLLRKTVYVGLSAGSMVMTRYGTTHDGHTLPTDSDKALGLVDFAIHPHLDQEQFPENSLANLEKLAATIPVPSYAIDDQTAIKVTDGIVEVVSEGHWKLFNA, encoded by the coding sequence ATGAGACTTCTTCTCACTTCTGCCGGTATCAGCAACGCGAGCATTCAAGATGCACTGGTCGAACTGCTAGGCAAACCGGTTGCCGAAGCGAGCGCTCTTTTTATCCCTACCGCGATATACGCCTTGCCCGATGGTCCTGACATAGCAAGCAGAGTCATACGCGGACTACTTGGTGATCCCTTTTGCGACCTGGGCTGGAAGTCGCTCGGCGTGCTGGAGCTCACTGCGCTGCCCAGCATCAAGAAAGATTATTGGGTTCCCATGCTGCAGGATGCCGACGCCCTGCTGGTCGGAGGGGGCGATTGCCAGTACCTCACGTATTGGATGCGGCATTCCGGACTGGCGGATCTGTTGCCGTCGCTGCTGCGGAAGACAGTCTACGTAGGGTTGAGTGCCGGGAGTATGGTGATGACTCGGTACGGAACGACCCATGACGGCCATACTCTGCCAACTGATAGCGACAAAGCGCTGGGACTGGTTGATTTCGCGATTCATCCGCATCTGGATCAGGAGCAGTTCCCAGAGAACTCTTTAGCCAATCTGGAAAAATTGGCCGCCACGATTCCCGTGCCGTCGTATGCAATTGACGATCAGACTGCGATCAAAGTGACCGACGGCATAGTCGAAGTCGTATCCGAAGGGCATTGGAAGCTGTTCAACGCCTGA
- a CDS encoding Abi family protein has product MPPFEYSAANLNEIERTLSRDRLRPYHVSVGGNIELAVRLYEQNTLLSESLYGILQGLEVAFRNTIHSQLAADYGRTEWYDTLKLEPEQGAMLRKAKETLNKEGKSLDAGRVVAELSFGFWTGLTGPKYDVLWRNHLVKIFPHRPVQRAHVQARLNSIRKLRNRVAHHEPILSRPLQKDVNQILDLISWMSPVTARWARSNSSFDERYARYRQIFPLSSGIRP; this is encoded by the coding sequence ATGCCACCATTTGAATATTCAGCGGCGAACCTGAACGAGATTGAAAGAACGCTGTCTCGTGATCGCCTCCGGCCCTATCACGTAAGCGTAGGCGGAAACATTGAACTGGCCGTTCGGCTCTATGAACAAAATACCCTTCTCTCGGAATCCCTCTACGGCATCTTGCAGGGGCTGGAAGTCGCATTCCGCAACACAATCCACTCTCAACTTGCGGCAGATTATGGCCGGACTGAGTGGTATGACACGCTGAAATTGGAGCCGGAGCAGGGTGCGATGTTGCGGAAAGCGAAAGAGACCTTAAATAAGGAAGGAAAGTCCCTTGATGCAGGTCGGGTTGTTGCCGAACTATCCTTTGGTTTTTGGACAGGTTTGACCGGACCCAAGTATGACGTGCTGTGGCGGAATCACCTAGTCAAAATTTTCCCTCACCGCCCTGTTCAACGCGCTCATGTCCAGGCCCGGCTGAATAGCATCCGCAAGCTACGCAATCGGGTGGCTCATCATGAACCAATACTGAGCCGTCCTTTGCAGAAGGACGTGAATCAGATCCTTGACCTGATTTCATGGATGAGTCCGGTTACGGCCCGGTGGGCGCGCAGCAATAGTTCTTTCGATGAGCGGTATGCGAGATACCGACAGATCTTTCCATTGAGTAGTGGCATACGGCCATGA
- a CDS encoding DHA2 family efflux MFS transporter permease subunit produces MASTATSPALTPALWKPSHNPWAVALTVTLATFMEVLDTSIANVALPHIAGTLGASQEEATWVLTSYLVSSAIVLPISGWLSNRFGRKRFYMSCVLLFTVCSLLCGVAQSLPFLVFARILQGAGGGGLAPSEQAILADTFPIEKRGQAFAVYGMAVVVAPAIGPTLGGWITDNFNWHWIFFINLPIGLLSLYLSNRMVEDPPHLKARMKEARNEKVDFFGLGLVAAGVGFLEFTLDKGQEKDWFGSPMIVTFASLAAVLLIVFAIWEWNHSHPIVDLKLLKNRNFGTAVFLQLILGMVLFGSTVLIPQYLQVLLGYTAERAGMVLSPAGFVMMIMMAVAGRTLGKGDPRVMVALGYVATAVGIYNLTRLDLNTSYGTVTLWRMLQVVGLPFIFIPISTLNYVGVPANKTNQISSLSNFARNLGGSVGTALLTTFIARTAQVHQSALAANVIQGSPQFRLYIDAVRQHLITQGVSAAAASQLAVGRAYQEMLRQASMLSYKNAFFVLSVIILCLVPLPFVMRLPEKRAKPDPEQMGGH; encoded by the coding sequence ATGGCATCGACGGCAACATCCCCGGCGCTCACTCCAGCTCTCTGGAAGCCCAGCCATAATCCCTGGGCTGTGGCGCTGACGGTGACGCTTGCCACCTTCATGGAGGTTCTCGATACCTCCATCGCCAACGTTGCGCTTCCTCACATTGCGGGAACGCTTGGTGCCAGCCAGGAGGAAGCGACGTGGGTGCTGACCAGCTATCTGGTCTCCAGCGCTATCGTGCTTCCCATCTCAGGCTGGCTGTCGAACCGTTTCGGGCGCAAGCGCTTCTACATGAGCTGCGTGCTGCTCTTTACCGTCTGCTCGCTGCTCTGCGGCGTCGCACAATCGCTTCCCTTCCTCGTCTTTGCGCGCATTCTACAAGGCGCTGGCGGAGGCGGACTCGCTCCCAGCGAACAGGCCATCCTCGCCGACACTTTCCCTATCGAGAAGCGCGGGCAGGCCTTCGCCGTTTATGGCATGGCCGTCGTCGTCGCTCCCGCTATCGGGCCAACGCTCGGTGGCTGGATTACCGACAACTTCAACTGGCACTGGATCTTCTTCATCAACCTTCCTATCGGCCTGCTCTCGCTCTATCTATCGAACCGCATGGTGGAAGACCCGCCGCACCTGAAGGCTCGCATGAAAGAGGCACGCAACGAGAAAGTGGACTTCTTCGGCCTTGGCCTCGTCGCAGCAGGCGTCGGCTTTCTTGAGTTCACGCTCGACAAAGGTCAGGAGAAGGATTGGTTTGGCTCGCCGATGATCGTCACCTTCGCCTCACTTGCGGCTGTGCTCCTCATCGTCTTCGCCATCTGGGAGTGGAACCACTCCCACCCCATCGTCGATCTCAAATTGCTTAAGAACCGCAACTTCGGCACTGCGGTCTTCCTGCAGCTCATTCTGGGCATGGTGCTGTTCGGTTCGACCGTGCTCATTCCGCAGTACCTTCAAGTGCTTCTGGGCTATACCGCCGAACGCGCAGGCATGGTGCTTTCGCCAGCAGGCTTCGTCATGATGATCATGATGGCCGTCGCCGGGCGCACGCTGGGCAAAGGCGATCCGCGCGTGATGGTCGCGCTCGGCTACGTCGCAACGGCTGTGGGCATCTACAACCTCACGCGCCTTGACCTGAATACCAGCTACGGCACCGTCACTTTATGGCGCATGTTGCAGGTCGTTGGGCTGCCATTCATCTTTATTCCTATCAGCACACTGAACTACGTGGGCGTTCCAGCCAACAAGACGAACCAGATCTCCAGTCTTTCGAACTTTGCCCGCAACCTTGGCGGCAGCGTAGGCACTGCGTTGTTGACGACCTTCATCGCCCGCACGGCACAGGTTCATCAGTCAGCTCTGGCCGCGAATGTTATTCAAGGAAGTCCCCAGTTCCGTCTCTACATTGACGCGGTCAGGCAACATCTCATCACACAAGGCGTCTCCGCGGCGGCTGCCTCGCAACTCGCCGTCGGCCGCGCCTACCAGGAGATGCTTCGCCAGGCATCCATGCTGAGTTACAAAAATGCCTTCTTCGTGCTCTCCGTTATCATCCTTTGTCTGGTGCCGCTTCCCTTCGTGATGCGCCTGCCGGAAAAACGCGCAAAACCCGATCCAGAACAAATGGGCGGCCACTAA